attggaagcatttttaaaagagtttttcttagcaagttgggcttccaccttcattgcaagatgaactaaagagcccaatgatgaatactcttgtaactcaacaatgtcttgaatatccttcctaagaccacttacaaacctatcaaccatggcttcttcactttcttctaattcaattttaagcacaagcgtctcaagctccttataatattcatccataTTTagtgtgccttgttgaaaccgttggagtctcaacatgaggtctttcctaaaatgtgggggcacaaacctagcgcgcatatgatcctttaaagagttccaagagtccacgggaggactcttgtgatagataatgtcctttacaattccatgccaccatttcatggcataatcactaaactctagggtggctagcttgagcttatgctcatcttggatctcatggatctcaaaaatttgttcacacttagcctcccaatctaaatatacatttggatcactagaaccattaaaacaaggtagcttgaccgaaggaagcttggactttgcatcatgatagaagccattgccgtagtgaattctttgcccttggtgatgatgtctttgtccatggacttggggtggaggtctccttctcctatgctcatcttcacggccaacatcatttgaagaagctcttgaagatggtctatgagaatgatgtccatcatggatagaaggagatggtctagcttgttggacctccatcttttgcattttctcctccaaccgtctaattgttctttgagcttcatgtaattcaccaagaattgaagctttggaaggagaattctgcttgtaggatgcatcacttgaaaatccagccatttctaattaaaaacagcaaacacaaaaaacagcaaacaagttaaaaaaaaattagcaaaaacagtgagcttggcaattgAAACTACCGAAGTGAAATGGggtagaaaaagaggtcactctcaaagaaataatgttcttgcaccaatctgatcttgaggccttggaatcctcaaatgaaagatgtcaaagcaagcacaccaatctcaaaagcaaccaccacaaaaccaaagaaacaataaagacaaacaagaaaaggtataagcaaggaaaggtaattgcaaaaggaatactatatgtaagacaaactcaaagagtatgaatgaaagacaatcaagaaaataaagaactcaatgagaaaagtaggcacacaaaagaatactaaaggaaaagcactagagtagatgaagaaaacaaaaatttagctactggaaaaaaaaatttaatgcaaactgtgcttgatattcactgatttaactggaatgatgtagagcgaactggattattaaatttaaaccacagaaacttcaagatgttaactcaataatggcactggaatcaattaaaaacagtaagccaattgagagaaataaatttttcaaaatcgctgccagattaccgtatttttttcggcagaaatgtacacttttttattttatttatcattttttgtgtacttcgtatttttgaatgattcttttttctattcttttctaacactttgaatatctcaaatccagaatttcagaattttccagtaagtaaatcaattgatGATAAGGGCTGAGGCTGAGAAACTCTCTTGCAACCTGATGATGGTGGAGATTGAACactcaaggctggaggacgccatggaCGCTGAGCTAAGAAGCATGCGCAAGGaagcctccgatctgcgccagaaactgcacctTCAACTCCAAGAGAAGATTgacttggagagcaagctggtccccTACAGACTCAAGGTGGCAGATTTGGAGGCTGCAAAAAAGGCGGAAGCGTCCAGGGTGGAGAACCTTGAGAAGAGATCGGCAGATCGGGAGATTCTGCTTGGGAAGGTCGAGAAGGAAAGGGACAATGCTCTCGCCGAGCTCGCCGAAGCTCGCGAGGAGGCCAAAAAGactgctgcagagctggcccaagcTCGGGACGAAGGCAAAAGAGCCGCTGAAGAACTCGCCCGGGCTCGTGAGGAAACGGAAGAGCTGAAGAAGCAAACACACGAGCTCGAGCAGAGCGCTGCCCAAGTCCTCACCGCCGGGTTTGACGCCGCTCTGGAGCAAGTTGCATGTCAATACcctgagctcgacctctccatggtgtcgatcagcaacgaggtggtggatgggaagattgttCCCTCTGAAGACTAGCTACCTTCCTCCATCACCTCTTCTTTGCAAAAACTTTTATCTGTAATCTTACTGCTTACGTAACTGTTTACATTTGTGTGCAAACTCGAACAATCGCTACTTCTTATATGATTTTCACTTCTCATATATCGTTTCCTATTTACTTTGCACGCTTTTACCTTTACTTGCTGTGTGGTTTACCAACATAACTGGTGAGACTTACTCAAACGAATTAACTCAGCAACATTCGAGCCTCACCTTTCACACACCACTTCGATCTTGAATAAACTGTCAACCTTATAACAACttatcaaactgttaactcaaagtaaacttgagcaactattaactctttagcgatgacatttaatataacttgtgaactcaaggcaacaaaccttaacataagttacttactaggcggcaggttttaacttaaactagtatcacaatacagtttacctgatctgcccagCAAAGTGAGCCCTTACTCCTGTCATCACCTGGAACTCTTCTGATCGTCGTAGGGTTCTGGCAATGTGAACTttcttgccttcataacttgaccattgttccctcatctgggggtagaggcacctttcggatccttctctacctccctgagtttcagaacaacgagctggatagtgaggtgttctctttgaacctgcCTTAGCTATCTTTTtaacttctttcacccttcacgccatatctgaactcgttcaagacgagaaggattttatccatcttcacaccgcctacaagcgtggaagctttctctggtcttactgagtcaatattgatgtttcattTAAAGGgggaaaaggcgttttccttcccttcccaccgtttaaggtcacgaacacccttgacctttcagttcatcttgcctgaactcactctgaggtgagaaggactttttctggtgcctcagcttgcccagggtgtacatctcttCCCCCCTGGACGCGCTGAGGACctttaatcttgcctctatctgcttgtgcagagaggtctttgatctgttcttgcctgcactcgctcaaaggcgaggaggacttcttcttgcctgcactcgttCAAAGGCGAGGAGAACTtatctttctcgcctgcactcgctcaaaggcgaggatgactttttcttgcctgcactcgctcaaaggcgaggaggactttttcttgcctgcactcgctcaaaggcgaggaggactttttcttgcctcaagacgcacgagagcgttgaggtctttaatcatcactggtgcctccgttcgccgaaagacgatgaggactttaaaactttaactgatgccgccgatcgccgtaaaacgatggggacttttaagacttttaactgatgccgccaatcgccgaaaaacaatggggactttaaaacttttaactgatgccgccaatcgccgaaaaacgatggggactttaaaacttttaactgatgccgccaatcgccaaaaaacgatggagactttaaaactttaactagaAAGCATGCAGTATAACTTTGTcattgccttaaatcacgttcgagtgataaggtctttcttctgaaaaatttaaaaaccacaagcatgcaatcttagaaactttaaactttgaaaactcttctttattgggtgacctcattaaaaaccctccttaggaaaaaaagagtgcccccttcaaactgttttaacagaaagcatgTAAATCTCTTCGTGTTCGTTtctacttacaaagctttaactgtaatataccttcgctcaatcctccttttactgcctcggcctttactcttgcctcctccctgacctcatccaatAAATCCAGATTCAGTCTTCTTTCTTTGTTCGAGTCTttcgccacaaagttctggaatttcggcgagctttcctggatttcaactggaatcatcgcgtcacatccatagaccaagctaaacggggtctcgtgggttcctgactgttcagtggtatggtacgcccaaactatgcggggtacctcttcagcccacgatcccttggctttctccaatcttctctttaaacctctcagcaacacccgattggcagactctacttggccatttgtctgtgggtgctcgacggatgcaaacacctgctgtattcccacctcttcgcacagcttcttcaacaggtgactcgcAAACTGAGTTCCATTGTccgataccaggcgcttaggcacaccaaaccggcacacgaggttcttccacacaaagccttcgatcttatgtgcggtgatctgggctactggctccgcttcgatccaattggtgaaatattcaatcgccaccaccaagtacttcatctgcctgaccaccaatgggaagggtcccagaatgtcaattccccaagtatgaaacggccaagggctgtaaattgacttcagctcttctggaggcgccttgtgccaatcggcgtgctgctgacattgcttgcaacattgtgcatatttcttgcagtcctccctcatcattggccagtaataacctgcacggagagctcttgcagccagagctcgacccctgatgtgactcccacagatgccttcatggagctcggccataattcttgtacatttttctccgtgcacacattctaggagtgggtgtgtaaacccaaacctgtacagctcgccgtcgatcatggtgaacttgctggaattcttctttatcttcttagcctccgtcggatccagtgggagaacgCCATCTGCCATGCAACgctggtattgcgttatccatgtgtccgacttatgcgtagcgcagacctgcgtcacaTTCTAGGAGATCTAATAAGAAGTAttttaatggaaaaaaaaaaagaatttggaTCTACACCACACATATAAGTCAATGGctgcaaaaaaaaatgttgtgtaAACCTAAGCCCACGACtacatacactacaagaaaatcattaaataaaaaccaattttagggacaaaaaataattagttactatagtgactaaattagagaccattttagaaactaaaaaaattattggtttcttaATTAgcttctattattgataaatagtttctaaattggtatctaattagctaccaaggttttaactaccaattatttagattctaaatttagtagcaaaaatcttggtaactaattagatacgaatttagaaactatttatcaataatagaaactaatttataaactaataatttttttagtctccaCAATGGTCTctaaaagatgttatcaatagaagaaatggacaagggccaaagcatttaaagttcttcttattagtctttgcaaaagatgaggcccaagcccaaagcccaagcccaaaaaggcccaagcccaagtccaaaccatgaggggcaaggccaagcattaaataaaagagcatcatttgaatgactcttgtaggaggtgtggatattaaataaataggtgtgaatgtattagagagagtcacattgtccatgtgacttagtagggggtgtaggtgtagttttttaggaggtgtcatagtagaaaaaggtcacacctcccatgtgacttgtttttggtgggaatttcaaatgagttttatttgaaatttcccacctatttttcaacacctctaggctataaataaggtgctttcctttgtaattttcagattggaattttatagtagagagactatactcaattttggagagaatttgtgagttttgagtcttcctcttctttgccttatcttgtgagctatggtgagcttcaagtggtggcactccatcacttatcttggttcaaggttccaagtggcgagaatggcttcttccaattctcaaaatccagcaagcatcttattctataagtgttcttcttcccttttcttcaattttccattcggtagttttgattcctagagtttacttctttttctaccgtttatttttgtgtttccagcattgtgttcttaattctgttttggttcagtagctatcatttaaattctgtccagttttaattctttcttctttccttttgttttgattcaatttgacaatacatggacttcaatatgagtcttggttggtgcttagttttggtgagttcttgaatttagaacattgatccaattctaaagtaaagtgcctttcaaatccagctcaagttgttcctaagaatgtcaagaatcatgtgttcttgtagttacattcacatcaccaacggattattttttgtctctaaaattagtttctatttaatgattttcttgtagtgatattcCTCGTTTGAAAAAACGTTATCAAAGCGTTGCCTAAAGTTAAGAGAATGCTTTTCTTATTTTAGAAAACATGTTTTAGATGTTgtctaaagtaaaaaaatagtgTAGTGATAGtacaatcactacaagaaaaatgatttttaatgaGGGGGTACTTTTGGCTTTTTCGGTGGTTTTAACCCCTGCTAAGTACATTATTCGCGATTTGCCTTTCCCCTAGAAGATCCAGCGTCGCTAACAAATTACCGACAGTTTTTACGAACCCCTGAAAAACAATTACTTCCCGACGATTTTAAACCCTCGTTATTTTCGGCAGTTTCAATACCCCCAATAGTCTTAACGATTTCAAAAAAAACCGTTATTCTCAACGGTTTCAAAACTCCCATTATTTCCAGCAGTTTTGAAACCTTCattattttcagaaattttgaaACCTCTATTACTGAGGTTTTCTAAaagtggtatatatatataaaaaaaaaaaaaaaaataggtgactgataataaaaatgttaaaccAAATTAATGAATTcagaattttcaaaaaaagaTCTAGTGACacacttaaaataaaataataaattcacATCAATACATCAATACGTGcttagaagagaaaaaaaatagctCTAGAGACACCAAAATTTTACCGTGAATATGTCTGAGACAATGAGAAAATGATCAAATACATATAAACAAATACACTAAAGAAAATGAGCAAATGTGGGTATCGCATTCTGTGAGATAATGTTTGTGGCTTCTCATGTTTATTTATCTATGGTACAAGGCTAAAATATATAGCAATAATTCtactaataaattattttatataaagttTACTAAATTTGCAttgcaaaataaaaatgaatataaaatataaaaatgtaagtGGTTTATGTTCCGCGGGTGCAAAGTCTgcaagattttgaatatttttaaagtgGCTCcactcttttgaaaaaaaaaatagtatatttaaatttttgggTTAAATTAGTTACAaagattataataataacaCAACATAAATAGTAAATAACACTCATCAATGAAAgtaaagttaataaaaaaatatcaggTGTTATTATAGtttcttattaaaataatttgaagaagagaaattgcattaaattattaaaataatatcaaaactAAAAGTCTTCAAAATAATtggatgaaaatgaaaaaaattattgaaaaaaaaaactattcaacAAGAAATAAGAGATGTTTTTTGACAGTTTAGTGTAGGACTATAAGAGAGATCATGATTTACCTtctatttattaaatgttttatatttattttttattgtattttaaaagtaataaacAACATGGTTttgacaaaaatatttaatcaattttaaacATACAATACTGATTATTTATGTGTTGCATTTATCAGTGTCTCTATTTTCTCCAACTCTTTAGTGCAGTGGCATTTTTCTTTAACTTCATTAAGCCAATAAATTcttacataatatatataccCATTTGTCAATAAGTAAATGATGATCACTACAGGAACATTGATGTTAGTAAgtgtttatatttgttttttaaagcCCTCCAATCTCCATTTGAATATAGATTTAAATGAAATACTTCGAATTAGTCTTTTTATCAATTCATTCAAAATTGTTCCTAGTTTGTATGTTTAACCAACTCTGCAAATGAAACAAACAAATCATTTTACCCTTTCAAATCCTATTTTGGTAGCTAGTATTTGCACTCTAGCAGAAGCCTTCAAGATACAATATTTATGCAGAACAACTATTTTACCATTCAAGCAAGTTCACTCAACTTAATATTGTGTTTGTAAACTAATATTCGAAATATATTCACAACAAGAAGCAACTCATATTCAATAAAAGAAATGTTGATCCCTTACCTtccttatacatattaatattgtATAAGGTAGTGGCAAGAACGTTCCTTCTTCACGTAACAGTTGGGTATGGTAAGAGATAGAAATCAAAATCAGTCATTCAACTTATTCGCATAAAATATGATTGTTTTACAATAACAAATACCTTATGCATATTCTATATGAACCTTTATTGGCATCTATTAGCCAACCATATTTAGGTCCATCCACACTTATAGATGAGGTAAATCCACAATGAATGAGAAATGGCCGAGGATTGAACATGGTATCTCACTAGGTTATCAATAGTGACAAATAGTGCCCTATACCAGATTTAGGTCACTACCTTACACACACCTTATATTGACCCTTTCATTCTTCTCTCCCGCACACGA
The nucleotide sequence above comes from Phaseolus vulgaris cultivar G19833 unplaced genomic scaffold, P. vulgaris v2.0 scaffold_28, whole genome shotgun sequence. Encoded proteins:
- the LOC137817288 gene encoding uncharacterized protein; translated protein: MIRAEAEKLSCNLMMVEIEHSRLEDAMDAELRSMRKEASDLRQKLHLQLQEKIDLESKLVPYRLKVADLEAAKKAEASRVENLEKRSADREILLGKVEKERDNALAELAEAREEAKKTAAELAQARDEGKRAAEELARAREETEELKKQTHELEQSAAQVLTAGFDAALEQVACQYPELDLSMVSISNEVVDGKIVPSED